One part of the Vitis riparia cultivar Riparia Gloire de Montpellier isolate 1030 chromosome 6, EGFV_Vit.rip_1.0, whole genome shotgun sequence genome encodes these proteins:
- the LOC117915787 gene encoding fatty acyl-CoA reductase 3-like, translating to MELGSIVEFLENKSILVTGATGFLAKIFVERILRTQPNVKKLFLLLRAGDTKSATQRLHNEVIGKELFRVLREKRASNFNSFVSKKLTPVPGDISCDNLGVTDSNLREEMWREVDIVVNLAATTNFDERYDVALGINTLGARHVLDFAKKCVKIKMLLHVSTAYVAGEQSGLILEQPFQMGETLNGTFGLDIEEEKRVMEERLDELQSEGATREAVTLAMKDLGIQRAKMHGWPNTYVFTKAMGEMLLGHLKENLPLVILRPTIISSTYKEPFPGWVEGIRTIDSFAVGYGKGQLTFFLGDIESIIDVIPADMVVNSMIVAMAAHANQPCEVIYQVGSSVTNPVRYSSLHDFGLRYFTKNPWINKDGKAVKVGKVTVLSTMDSFHRYMALRYLLLLKGLQFVNTAFCQYFRGTYTDLNRRIKFLLRLIELYKPYLFFKGVFDDMNTEKLRMAVRASGAEADLFYFDPKCIDWEDYFMNIHIPGAVKYVFK from the exons ATGGAGTTGGGTAGCATTGTGGAGTTTCTTGAGAACAAGAGCATTTTAGTCACCGGGGCTACTGGCTTTCTAGCAAAGA TTTTTGTAGAGAGGATACTCAGGACTCAGCCAAATGTGAAGAAGCTCTTTCTTCTTCTAAGAGCAGGAGATACCAAGTCGGCCACCCAACGTCTGCATAATGAG GTGATAGGGAAGGAGTTGTTTAGGGTTTTAAGGGAGAAACGggcttcaaatttcaactctTTTGTATCCAAAAAACTGACTCCGGTTCCTGGTGATATCTCTTGCGATAACTTGGGGGTGACAGACTCTAACTTGAGGGAAGAGATGTGGAGAGAAGTTGACATAGTTGTTAATTTAGCTGCAACTACCAACTTTGATGAAAg GTATGATGTTGCATTGGGAATCAATACATTGGGAGCTAGGCATGTCCTGGACTTTGCGAAGAAGTGTGTGAAAATAAAGATGCTTCTCCATGTATCAACCG CTTATGTGGCTGGAGAACAGTCTGGGCTCATACTTGAGCAACCATTCCAAATGGGTGAGACCCTCAATGGGACCTTTGGTCTAgacattgaagaagaaaaaagggttATGGAGGAAAGACTAGATGAGCTCCAATCAGAGGGAGCTACTCGAGAAGCTGTCACATTGGCCATGAAGGATTTGGGCATCCAAAGGGCAAAG ATGCATGGATGGCCAAATACCTATGTATTTACAAAGGCAATGGGTGAGATGCTGTTAGGGCACTTGAAAGAAAATCTTCCCCTTGTTATTCTTCGCCCTACCATCATTAGCAGTACTTACAAAGAACCCTTCCCAGGTTGGGTTGAAGGAATCAG AACCATTGATAGCTTTGCGGTTGGTTATGGGAAAGGGCAATTGACATTCTTCCTCGGAGATATCGAGTCCATTATTGATGTG ATACCAGCTGACATGGTGGTGAATTCCATGATTGTGGCCATGGCGGCTCATGCAAATCAGCCTTGTGAGGTCATTTATCAAGTGGGGTCGTCCGTAACGAACCCTGTGAGATACAGTAGTCTTCATGATTTCGGCCTCCGTTACTTCACCAAGAACCCATGGATTAACAAGGATGGAAAGGCTGTTAAGGTTGGCAAAGTAACAGTGTTGAGCACCATGGATAGCTTCCACAGATACATGGCCCTCCGCTACTTGTTACTGTTAAAG ggaTTACAGTTTGTGAACACTGCATTTTGTCAATATTTTCGCGGCACGTACACTGACCTCAACCGCAGGATCAAGTTCTTGTTGCGGTTGATAGAGCTCTACAAGCCGTACTTGTTCTTTAAGGGAGT TTTCGATGACATGAACACAGAAAAGCTGAGAATGGCAGTGAGGGCGAGTGGTGCAGAGGCAGACTTGTTTTACTTCGATCCTAAGTGCATTGATTGGGAAGACTACTTCATGAACATTCACATTCCCGGGGCCGTAAAATATGTGTTCAAATGA